In Rhizobium sp. NLR16a, the DNA window GCGGTCGGCTCGCGACGCGAAACCTGAGCGATTTCGTGACCACGAACCTTGAATTGATTTCCCCGTGGGAGTTTTGATCTGAGAAGCACCGCAGCCACGAACCTGAAGCCAAGCCGACCAGTTTTGTAATTTGCCAAGAGACGACGCGATCGTCGCAATACTTACATTGACAACGGCGCCACTCAAGCCAATCGCATCAGCATGTCGTTGAGGTTGCCGATCTCTCGCAGCAGTTCGATCAGCCTGTCCGTGTCGTCTTGGCTGAGCCGGCCGCTTCCGCCGCTTTTATCCCAGAGATGCTGGAATTGCTGGCTCATCTCACGCGCGCTATGCATGATTTCGATGATTTGCGCGCGGTTTTCCCAGGTCCTGCCGGCGTCAGGCCGCGGACTGTGTGGACAATGAACCGGTGCCTGAGGTGTCGAGCAGATCGAAGAGCTGGCTCGCCTGGCTTTCGGTGACATCGTCAGGCTTGCCGGCCATGAATTCGTCGAGGCTCACCACCCCATCTCCATTCGTATCGAGATCGGAAAGCAGGGAGGCGAACTGGTCTTCGTCCTCGGACGGCGGCGGCCCCTGGGGACGCTCCGACTGCTGGGCGGACATGGCTTGGGTTGCCGCGTCGACCGACAGCGAACCGGCGCCCTCGCTGTCGAAGCTGTCGAACAGCGTTCCTGTCTGATTTTCGCTGACATCGGACGGACGGCCTGCGACGAATTCGGCCTTGCTGACGAGTCCGTCGCCATCGGTATCGAGATCGGCGAGCATGGACGCCAGCTGATCATCGTCGCCTGGCGGCGGCGGGGGCGCGCCATCGGGACGTTCCGACCGCTGGGCGGACATCGCCTCGGCGAGTGCATCGACCGACAGCGAGCCTGCGCCTTCGCTGTCGAAGCTGTCGAACAGCGTTCCTGCCTGATCCTCGCTGACATCGGACGGCCGGGCCGCGACGAACTCGGGCTTGCTCACATAGCCGTCGGTATCCAGATCGGCAACGTCCATGCCTGCGCCGCCGTCGGCTTCGCCGGTGGAGCCGGACTGGTCGAAACGGTTCATTGCCAGCGTCACCAGCTGGGCCATCAGTTTGTCGGCGCTGCTGGACGAGTCTTCGTCGAGCTGCCTGCTTGTGGTTGATTTTTTCGCCGAAACCGTACTACAGGATAGGATGTCCTGGGATGTGGATGTCGAGCTCTTGCTATAGGAATGGGAAGAGACTGACGTGGCGGCCGAAATGGTCGTCATAGGCGCTCCATCGCTTGAGGGTGGGGATGCAACGCATTACAGAACTTATGGGTTCTCTAAATCGAATTTACTAATGCCACAACCGAAAAAATCATCCCTCAGAAATAACAGGCTGCTTCTCGCGATCGTTGGCATGCGCGTCGGCAAAGCGGTCTGATCGTCATGGATATCGTCGACGACCCCGCAGATGAGCCGCGCAAAAGAGGCAGGCCTAAAGTCTCCAGCGATGAAGACAAGCGGACGCATATCGTCGAGGTCGCCCGCCGCGTTTTCGTAAAATACGGTTATGCCGGAAGCACGACCGCGATCGTCGCCTCGGAGGCGGGTGTCTCCAAGCAGACGCTCTACAAGCTGTTTCAGAGCAAGGAAGAGCTGTTTGCCGCCGTGGTCGGCGCGCATCGGCGCCTGATGCTCGACCTGCCGAGGCCTGCCGAAGATATCTCGATCGCCGAGAGTCTCGAGCGTATCTTCATGATCGACATGGACGAGGATACGGATGCGGAACGCGCCGGCTTCCTACAGCTTGTCTTTCGCGAAGCGGCTCAGTTCCCCGAGCTTATCGACATTCTCCAGCGCGAAGGCATACTCGCCAGCCGGCAGCATCTCGCCGACTGGCTGAGCGATCGCCGGTCGGAAGGTAGGCTGTCGCTGGATGATCCGGAGAGCGGCGCCCGCATGCTGATGGATATGATCTTTGGCGGCATGGGCCCTCCGGAAGGCCGCGTGCAAGCCTGGCCGGACCGGACCCTGATGCTGGCCCATCTTCACCGCTGCATCGCGATCTTCGCCGCCGGTGTCGGGGCCGCTTGAACTGGTGGTGGAGATCCCTCGATTTCAAGCTTCCAATTCCCGATTGGATGATTTATAGAACTATAGAGTTCCATTAAGTCGATTCGGCCACATGCAGGTGGCTGTGCTTCGCCATGACCGGCGACGATATTCCCGTAAAGACGAAAAGTTCCACCGTGGCTGCCGGCAGGCTTTCACGCGCGTTGACGCGCCTATGAAGAGGACGGACGTTGGTTTCCACCTATGTAAGCTATCTCGCGGTCGCGCGAAATCTGAACGCCAGTCTCTCCAGCGTTGCGTCTCAGGCCACGGTTGCTCGCGACAGCGCCTATTACAAGGAAAACATCGGCAAGGTCACGACCGTCGATGAATTCATGAGCGATTACAAGCTCTATTCCTATGCGATGAAGGCCTACGGCCTCGAAGACATGACCTACGCCAAGGCCTTCATGAAGAAGGTGCTGGAGAGCGACCTCAGCGATTCATCGAGCTTCGCTAACAGCTTGAGCGACGGCCGCTATGCCGAGTTCGCCGCCGCCTTCAAATTCTCCGGCGAGACGAAGACGGCGCAATCGGATGCGCAGCGGGACAATCTGCTTGATGCTTACGAAGACTCATTCGACACCGAGGTCGAGAACATCGAGGACGAGACCGATTATTTCGAGGAGAATATCTCGTCGATCACATCCGTCGACGAGTTGCTGTCGAGCTCGCGGCTGAAGAACTATGTGCTGACGGCTTTCGGTCTCAGCACCGAATACACATCGACCAGCTTTCTCAAGGATGTTCTGACGAGCGATCTCGACGATGCCGACAGCTTCGTCAATCAGCTCGACGATGATGTCTATGTCAGCCTGGCAAAGGCCTTCAATTTCAGCCAGGACGGCTCGGTCGACGGCGAGGTGATGTCGGAAGACCAGCTATCGCTGGTGACAAGCGCTTATGCCGTGGCATCATCGACGATCGCTTCTACGGAGACCGGGGAGGCTTATGATACTTATTTCGCTGCTCAGATCGGAAACATCACCTCTGTCGATCAATTAATGAGCGACGACAAGCTGGTGTCCTATCTCAGAACAGCCTACGGTCTTTCCGACACCGAAACTGACAATTTCATCTCCGCGGCCCTGAAAAGCGCCGACACCGCCGACGCGATCGGCTTGTCCGACCTGCACGACGCCTTCAATTTCGATGAGGACGGCGCGCTTGCCGACGGCGACACGGCCCAGACGTCGGAACAGACGGCCGCGACCACGGCGGCCTTCGATGAAAACTACCAGGTGCTGATCGCCAATACCGACACGGAAGATGCGGTTGACAACTATACGACACGCATTGCCAGCGTCACCTCGATCGACGATTTCCTGGTGTCGAACGGCGATGATGACGATGACGGCAACGACGATCTCCCTGAATTATGGGAGATGGCGCTGCGGGCATTTGGCATAGACTCCGGCGAGGTCTCGAAAAGCGAAGTCCGGAAGATCCTCGAAAGTGATCCCAGCGATCCGAAGAGCTATGTCAACAGCTTGAAGGACGATCGGTTCGAGGCGTTTCGCAATGCCTTCAACTTCGACAGCGAAGGCGATGTGACCGTCCCGCTGGAGGCGATGTCGGAATCGGTCGTCGATGACTATGCCGCCTATTACAAGCAGAACAAGATCCGATATTTCGAAGGTGACGAGCTGACCGAGGCGACCGACGCCGCGGATGAGGAGATCACCTATTTCCGTGACCAGATGGCGACGATCACCTCTGCCAGCGAGTTTCTCGCTGACGACCGGCTGGTTGCCTTTGCGCTTCAGGCGAAGGGCTTGGATCCGGAGGACGTCACGTCGGACGACCTGGAGAAGATGTTTTCGTCCGATCTCGACGACGAAGACAGCTACGTCAACAAGCTCGAAGACAACCGCTTCGCCGAACTGGTCGGCTCGTTCAATTTTGACCAGGACGGCAATATCTCGGCTGATCCTACCGGGACGGTGCAGCAGCGCGGCGACGTCTTGGAAACGGTCGACGCCTATGTCAGGCTGACGCTCGAGGATGATCAGGGCGACAGCAACACCGGCGTGCGCCTTGCACTCTATTTCGAACGCAAGGCACCGGAGATCTCGAGTGCCTATGACATTCTGGGCGACAGCGCGCTGTTCGAATTTTTCACCACGAGCTTTAACCTGTCCCGCTATGTCTCGAATATGGACGTCGACAAGCAGGCCGAGATGATCGAGAATTTCATCGACATCAAGGACCTCGCCGATCCGGACAAGGTCGACGATCTGATCAAGCGCTTTACCGCCATGTACGATATGGCGAACGGCACCGGCACCACGTCGACGGCGCTTTCCATCCTGACCGGCTCGGCGACGATCAGCGCCGATACGCTGCTTGCGATGGCACAGTTGAAAGGCGGCTGAGAAAGTCGCTTATCCGGCGGGTAACGCCCCTTCAAAAAGAGACCGTGTGGTAAACCCCATCAAGGGCCTGTGAATATTCGCGCTGCACGCCGGCCTGGCGGCGATGAACGCCTATTGCGTGGCTGAAAGGCTTCCCCTTCCTATATCGCGGCCCGAAGCTATCGGGCCGCCGCAAGCGCAACCGAAAACCAACCGCAAAATGTTGCGCTGCCGAAAAAATCGCCAAGCACTCTGCTGCGCGTTTTTTCGGCATGCCCCATTGACAATTCACCGCCGATGGCACTTGATATCGAAATCCAATAAACCAGACACATGTCCAATATATTGGATCATCGAAACATCTACAAGGGGAACGCCATGATCATTTCCTTTCGCGCCGGCCTGATGTCGCTGGCCGTCGCCGCCCTGGTGTCGACGCCTGTGCTTGCCGAGGGCAGCAAGCTCGACGAGGTGCTGGCCCGCGGTCATCTCGTGCTCGGCACGGGCAGCACCAATGCGCCCTGGCACTTCAAGAGCGCGGACGACAAGCTTCAGGGCTTCGATGTCGACATGGGCCACATCGTCGCCAAGGCCCTGTTCGGCGATCCGGATAAGATCGAATTTGTCAACCAGTCGTCGGACGCCCGCATTCCGAACATCACCACCGATAAGGTCGACATCACCTGCCAGTTCATGACCGTTACGGGCGAACGCGCCCAGCAGGTCGCCTTCACCATTCCCTATTATCGTGAGGGCGTCGGCCTGATGCTCAAGGCGGATGGAAAATATGCTGATTATGCCGCTCTGAAGGCTGCCGGCTCCTCGGTCACCATCTCGGTTCTCCAGAACGTATACGCCGAAGCTATGGTGCACGCCGCATTGCCGGAGGCGACCGTCGACCAGTATGAATCCGTCGACCTGATCTATCAGGCGCTGGAGTCGGGGCGTGCCGATGCCGCCGCCACGGACCAGTCGTCGCTCGCCTGGTACATGACGCAGAACCAGGGCCGCTACAAGGACGCCGGCTACGGCTGGAACCCACAGACCTATGCCTGCGCCGTCAAGCGCGGTGATCAGGATTGGCTGAACTTCGTCAACACCGCTCTTCACGAAGCGATGACAGGTGTCGAGTTCGACTTCTATGCCAAATCCTTCAAGACCTGGTTCGGTAAGGATCTGGCGCCGCCGCAGATCGGTTTCCCCGTCGAATTCAAGTGACCGCGATGCGGAGCGGGAGCTCGCTCCCGCTCCGCTGTGGAACAGGATGATCTCGGTCTAGGTCGGGCTAAGATCTCAGTCCGCTTCTGGATCGAATGATTGGAGATGACGTCGTCCGGCCCGCTCATAGGCTCGGCGGCATGCTCTGGTCTGAAAGGACCCGCATGGGTTACACACTGAACTTCGCTGCCGTCTGGCGCAATTTCGACTTTCTCTTAAGCGGACTTGCCCTCAGCCTCGGCCTTGCCGCGATTTCGATCCTGATCGGGGCCGCAATCGGTCTTGTGATGGCTTTCGCGCTGACGTCGAGGAGCCGCTTCGCGCTCGTGCCGGCGCGCGTCTATGTCACCGTCATTCGCAACCTGCCGATTCTCGTTCTCGTGCTTTTCGCCTTTTTCGCGCTGCCGCAGATGGGCTTGCGCCTCGACAAGATGAAAAGCTTCGTGCTGGTTCTTTCGCTCTATTCCGGGGCCTATCTGGCCGAGGTGTTCCGCGCCGGACTGCTGTCGATCCCGAGAGGGTTGACGGAAGCCGGCCTTGCCATCGGCCTGACGGCAATGCAGATCCGCAGCTCGATCATCGCACCGCTGATGCTGCGCAACGTGCTGCCATCGCTATCCTCGACGATCATCTCGCTCTTCAAGGACACCTCGCTTGCCGCTGCCATCGCTGTGCCCGAGCTGACCTTTGCCGCCCGCAAGATCAATGTCGAGAGTTTCCGCGTCATCGAAACATGGATGGTTACATCAGCCCTCTATGTCGCCACCTGTTTCCTCATCGCCGCCTTGATGCGCCTCGTCGAGCGCCGTCTGGCCCTGCCGAGATAGTCCCGATGTCTCACACCTTTCTCGAACAACTCTGGATCGCCCGCTACGTCATCATGAACGGCATTGCCATGACGGTGTCGATCTCGCTGCTGGCCATTCTCGCGGGCTCCGTGCTCGGTGTTTTTGTCGGTCTGGCGCTGGTTTACGGCGGCATCGTCTTACGTCTCCTCGTGCGTGCCTATACGGATATCATCCGCGGCACACCGGTGCTCGTGCTCGTACTGGCAAGCTATTATGTCTCCGCCGCGGTCGGTCTCGATCTCGGACCGTTCTCCGCCGGCGTCCTCGCCCTTGCCGTTTTCTGCTCTTCCCATGTCGGCGAAATCGTGCGCGGAGCGCTTCAGGCGATCCCGAAGGGCCAGACCGAAGCGGCCAAGGCGATCGGTCTGACCTTTACCCAGACTTTCACCTCGGTGCTGTGGCCGCAGGCCATGCGCCAGTGTCTGCCGGCCTGGGTGAATACGGCGGCCGAGATGGTGAAGGCCTCGACGCTGCTCTCCGTCATCGGCGTCGCCGAGCTTCTCCTGCGCACGCAGGAGATCATCTCCCGCAATTTCATGAGCCTCCAGTTCTATTTTCTGGCCGGCGGTCTCTATTTCATCGTCAACTACGGCATCGAGCACTTCGGCAAATATGTCGAGCGCAAGACCGCCCTGCCGTCCTGAGGAGACTTTCCGATGGCCAAGACCATTCTCGACATCAAGGGTCTGCGCAAGACTTACGGTATCCACGAAGTTCTCAAGGGGGTCGATTGCGCCGTTCAGGAAGGCGAGGTCATCTCCATCATCGGCTCCTCAGGCTCCGGCAAGACCACCTTGCTGCGCTGCGTCAACATGCTCGAGGAATTCCAGAGCGGCACGATCAGCCTCGACGGCGAGGAGATCGGCTATCACGTCGACGGCGCGACGCGCCGGCGCAAGAGCGAGAAGGAGATTGCCCGTCAGCGCGCCCTGACCGGCATGGCTTTTCAGCAGTTCAATCTCTTCCCGCATATGAGTGCTGCCGAAAACGTCATGCTCGGCCTCGTCAAGGTGAAGAAGATGACGAAACCGGAAGCCCGCATCATTGCCGAAAAATGGCTCGACCGGGTCGGCCTCGCCGCCCGCGCCAACCATTATCCCGGTCAGCTCTCCGGCGGCCAGCAGCAGCGTGTTGCGATTGCCCGCGCCATCGCCATGTCGCCGCGGCTGATGCTGTTCGACGAAGTGACCTCCGCGCTCGATCCGGAATTGGTGGGCGAAGTCCTGCAGGTGATCAAGGGGCTTGCTGCCGATGGCATGACCATGCTGCTCGTCACCCATGAAATGCGTTTCGCCTACGAGGTTTCGTCGCGCGTAATCTTCATGAACCAGGGCGTCATCTGCGAGGAGGGCGATCCGAAGGAAATGTTCGTGCGCCCGAAAACCGAACGGTTGGCGGAATTTCTCAAAACCTCGAGCTTCCACTAAAACCGGCGACGGCGATGGGTTTGCCCCGTCACGCGGGATAGGGTTGTCTTCGACGTCGCAGGTGTTGGCGCGCACGATCGATTGACGACGACTGGCAAAGCGTTGCCCCGGTCCCGATCCGCAGGGTCGGGGGCAAGTCGGTCGGGCCTATGAACTTGCCCCGGCATCGGTGACAGGCCGATGCGGGGGAGGGGCAGCCCCGCATAAATTACAGTCAGTCTGCATGCCTGGCGGGCAAATTTTGCTCGGAGCATCCCAGGCATCTTGGAAATCCTCGGCGCAAAATTTTGGCACGAGCTTTGCTTCCTGTCTTGTATGCAAGATAGCCACGCATCCGAGACCACGCAGAAATCCATTGAGGCAACGATCGTCTCCGGGATCCTTTCTGCCAAGATTCGGCCGGGCACGCGTCTTGGCGAAAATCAGCTGGCGGCGCTCTTCGGCGTGTCCCGAACCCGCGTCCGTGAAGCCATGATGCGTCTGGAGACACGCGGCATCGTGCATGTCAGCCCCCGGCGCGGCTGGTTCGTCGTCGAGCCCTCCGCTGAGGATGCGATCGCCGTCTATGATGCAAGGCGTGTCGTCGAGGCCGGATTGCTGCGCAGCATGGGCGTGCTGACGGAGGAGGGACGCAAGGCTCTCGACGCCCATCTGAACGCGGAGCGGAACGCGATGGCGGCGGGCGACCGCCAGCGCCTGACCTATTTGATGGGCGATTTCCATATCCGCATTGCGGAATTGAGCGGCAACACGATCATCGTCGACATCCTGCGCGACCTGACCGCAAGGACGATCCTCATTTCGATGCTCTATCAATCCGAATTTCATGCGGCGCAGTCCCATGAGGGGCACTGCCGTATTTTCGAGGCCATGCAGGCAGGGGATTTCGTCAGAGCCGCGGAGCTCTCCGTCGAACATCTTGATGAAGTGGAGATGGGCCTCGACCTCACGGCGCGTCCGGATCCGCTTTCGGATCTGCGCAATTCCCTGTCGCTTCCGCCTAAGGCCGCGTTCTCCATCTCCCAGCCGTCAGACCCAAAAATCACACCATCAAAGGAGCAATGAACACATGCTGACCAGACGGATCTTCTTCGCAATCGCGGCTCTCGCCGCGACCTTCAGCTTCAACTCGCCGTCTCACGCCGATGCTCTTGCCGACATTACGGCGCGCGGTACGTTGCGTGTCGCAGTCCCGCAGGATTTCCCGCCTTTCGGCAGTGTCGGCACCGATATGGCGCCGGTGGGCTACGATATCGACATGGCCAATCTCATTGCCCAAAAGCTTGGCGTCAAAGCCGAACTTGTGCCGGTCACGAGCGCCAACCGCGTCCCCTATCTGCAGACGAACAAGGTCGATCTCGTCATATCGAGCCTCGGCAAGAATGCGGAGCGCGAAAAGGTGATCGATTTCTCGGTCGCCTACGCGCCCTTCTTCAACGGCGTGTTCGGTCCGGCCGATCTTTCGGTCGCCAAGGCGGAAGATCTCGCGGGCAAGAGCATCGGCGTCACACGCGGCGCCGTGGAGGATCTCGAGCTGACGAAGATCGCGCCGGCCGATGCGACGATCAAGCGTTACGAGGACAATAACGGCACCATCTCGGCGTTCCTCTCCGGCCAGGTCGACATCATTGCTACCGGCAACGTCGTGGCGGCTGCGATCCTCGCCAAAAACCCTCCCAAGCGCCCTGAGCTGAAGTTTCTGATCAAGAACTCGCCCTGCTACATCGGCCTCAACAAGGAACAGTCCGCGCTTCTGGAGAAGGTGAACGGCATTGTCGCCGCCGCCAAAGCCGATGGCAGCTTGAATGCGATATCGCAGAAGTGGCTCGGTGCCGGTCTGCCGTCCGATCTTTAAGGAAACCAGGGTCTCGCGCATGTCTCCTGCGGCCGCGGGATGACATGCGCTCCGTCACCGCGAGAGGGGACATTCCTTGAGCTACCATTTCGAATTCGGCTGGCTGCTTCAATATTATCCCGAGATCATCAAGGGTGTGCTGATCACCCTGGAGCTTATCGCGATCGGTGGTGTGCTCGGCATTTCGCTCGGCATCGTCTGCGCTTGGGTGCGGGCGCTTGGCCCGGTCTGGCTGAAGCCGGTCGCTGCGGCCTATGTGGAACTGATCCGCAACACCCCGTTCCTGATCCAGCTTTTCTTCATCTTCTTC includes these proteins:
- a CDS encoding EF-hand domain-containing protein, whose amino-acid sequence is MTTISAATSVSSHSYSKSSTSTSQDILSCSTVSAKKSTTSRQLDEDSSSSADKLMAQLVTLAMNRFDQSGSTGEADGGAGMDVADLDTDGYVSKPEFVAARPSDVSEDQAGTLFDSFDSEGAGSLSVDALAEAMSAQRSERPDGAPPPPPGDDDQLASMLADLDTDGDGLVSKAEFVAGRPSDVSENQTGTLFDSFDSEGAGSLSVDAATQAMSAQQSERPQGPPPSEDEDQFASLLSDLDTNGDGVVSLDEFMAGKPDDVTESQASQLFDLLDTSGTGSLSTQSAA
- a CDS encoding TetR/AcrR family transcriptional regulator codes for the protein MDIVDDPADEPRKRGRPKVSSDEDKRTHIVEVARRVFVKYGYAGSTTAIVASEAGVSKQTLYKLFQSKEELFAAVVGAHRRLMLDLPRPAEDISIAESLERIFMIDMDEDTDAERAGFLQLVFREAAQFPELIDILQREGILASRQHLADWLSDRRSEGRLSLDDPESGARMLMDMIFGGMGPPEGRVQAWPDRTLMLAHLHRCIAIFAAGVGAA
- a CDS encoding DUF1217 domain-containing protein; this encodes MVSTYVSYLAVARNLNASLSSVASQATVARDSAYYKENIGKVTTVDEFMSDYKLYSYAMKAYGLEDMTYAKAFMKKVLESDLSDSSSFANSLSDGRYAEFAAAFKFSGETKTAQSDAQRDNLLDAYEDSFDTEVENIEDETDYFEENISSITSVDELLSSSRLKNYVLTAFGLSTEYTSTSFLKDVLTSDLDDADSFVNQLDDDVYVSLAKAFNFSQDGSVDGEVMSEDQLSLVTSAYAVASSTIASTETGEAYDTYFAAQIGNITSVDQLMSDDKLVSYLRTAYGLSDTETDNFISAALKSADTADAIGLSDLHDAFNFDEDGALADGDTAQTSEQTAATTAAFDENYQVLIANTDTEDAVDNYTTRIASVTSIDDFLVSNGDDDDDGNDDLPELWEMALRAFGIDSGEVSKSEVRKILESDPSDPKSYVNSLKDDRFEAFRNAFNFDSEGDVTVPLEAMSESVVDDYAAYYKQNKIRYFEGDELTEATDAADEEITYFRDQMATITSASEFLADDRLVAFALQAKGLDPEDVTSDDLEKMFSSDLDDEDSYVNKLEDNRFAELVGSFNFDQDGNISADPTGTVQQRGDVLETVDAYVRLTLEDDQGDSNTGVRLALYFERKAPEISSAYDILGDSALFEFFTTSFNLSRYVSNMDVDKQAEMIENFIDIKDLADPDKVDDLIKRFTAMYDMANGTGTTSTALSILTGSATISADTLLAMAQLKGG
- a CDS encoding transporter substrate-binding domain-containing protein, with amino-acid sequence MIISFRAGLMSLAVAALVSTPVLAEGSKLDEVLARGHLVLGTGSTNAPWHFKSADDKLQGFDVDMGHIVAKALFGDPDKIEFVNQSSDARIPNITTDKVDITCQFMTVTGERAQQVAFTIPYYREGVGLMLKADGKYADYAALKAAGSSVTISVLQNVYAEAMVHAALPEATVDQYESVDLIYQALESGRADAAATDQSSLAWYMTQNQGRYKDAGYGWNPQTYACAVKRGDQDWLNFVNTALHEAMTGVEFDFYAKSFKTWFGKDLAPPQIGFPVEFK
- a CDS encoding amino acid ABC transporter permease, encoding MGYTLNFAAVWRNFDFLLSGLALSLGLAAISILIGAAIGLVMAFALTSRSRFALVPARVYVTVIRNLPILVLVLFAFFALPQMGLRLDKMKSFVLVLSLYSGAYLAEVFRAGLLSIPRGLTEAGLAIGLTAMQIRSSIIAPLMLRNVLPSLSSTIISLFKDTSLAAAIAVPELTFAARKINVESFRVIETWMVTSALYVATCFLIAALMRLVERRLALPR
- a CDS encoding amino acid ABC transporter permease, with translation MSHTFLEQLWIARYVIMNGIAMTVSISLLAILAGSVLGVFVGLALVYGGIVLRLLVRAYTDIIRGTPVLVLVLASYYVSAAVGLDLGPFSAGVLALAVFCSSHVGEIVRGALQAIPKGQTEAAKAIGLTFTQTFTSVLWPQAMRQCLPAWVNTAAEMVKASTLLSVIGVAELLLRTQEIISRNFMSLQFYFLAGGLYFIVNYGIEHFGKYVERKTALPS
- a CDS encoding amino acid ABC transporter ATP-binding protein → MAKTILDIKGLRKTYGIHEVLKGVDCAVQEGEVISIIGSSGSGKTTLLRCVNMLEEFQSGTISLDGEEIGYHVDGATRRRKSEKEIARQRALTGMAFQQFNLFPHMSAAENVMLGLVKVKKMTKPEARIIAEKWLDRVGLAARANHYPGQLSGGQQQRVAIARAIAMSPRLMLFDEVTSALDPELVGEVLQVIKGLAADGMTMLLVTHEMRFAYEVSSRVIFMNQGVICEEGDPKEMFVRPKTERLAEFLKTSSFH
- a CDS encoding GntR family transcriptional regulator, encoding MQDSHASETTQKSIEATIVSGILSAKIRPGTRLGENQLAALFGVSRTRVREAMMRLETRGIVHVSPRRGWFVVEPSAEDAIAVYDARRVVEAGLLRSMGVLTEEGRKALDAHLNAERNAMAAGDRQRLTYLMGDFHIRIAELSGNTIIVDILRDLTARTILISMLYQSEFHAAQSHEGHCRIFEAMQAGDFVRAAELSVEHLDEVEMGLDLTARPDPLSDLRNSLSLPPKAAFSISQPSDPKITPSKEQ
- a CDS encoding transporter substrate-binding domain-containing protein; protein product: MLTRRIFFAIAALAATFSFNSPSHADALADITARGTLRVAVPQDFPPFGSVGTDMAPVGYDIDMANLIAQKLGVKAELVPVTSANRVPYLQTNKVDLVISSLGKNAEREKVIDFSVAYAPFFNGVFGPADLSVAKAEDLAGKSIGVTRGAVEDLELTKIAPADATIKRYEDNNGTISAFLSGQVDIIATGNVVAAAILAKNPPKRPELKFLIKNSPCYIGLNKEQSALLEKVNGIVAAAKADGSLNAISQKWLGAGLPSDL